From the Acidovorax carolinensis genome, one window contains:
- a CDS encoding MerR family transcriptional regulator, whose product MAHTYTISDLAKEFDLTTRAIRFYEDMGLLQPERNGPAGRSRVYSARDRTRLRLTLRAKRLGLSLSEAKEIIDLYDSPRDTGVQLRKFLDVLVVHRRQLEDQMADLQANLAEVQEHEKEARDLLMEMEKKIADN is encoded by the coding sequence ATGGCCCATACCTACACCATCAGTGATCTTGCCAAAGAGTTTGATCTCACTACGCGCGCCATACGTTTCTATGAAGACATGGGCCTCTTGCAGCCCGAGCGAAACGGGCCGGCTGGCCGCAGTCGGGTGTATAGCGCAAGAGACCGCACGCGACTGCGACTGACGTTGCGTGCCAAGCGCCTGGGTCTGTCACTGAGCGAGGCCAAGGAGATCATTGATCTTTATGACAGCCCGCGCGATACCGGCGTGCAATTGCGCAAATTCCTGGACGTGCTGGTGGTTCACCGCCGGCAACTGGAAGACCAGATGGCTGATCTGCAGGCCAATCTGGCAGAGGTGCAAGAGCATGAAAAAGAAGCCCGTGACCTGCTGATGGAAATGGAGAAAAAAAT
- a CDS encoding ATP-binding cassette domain-containing protein: protein MALITLLDAQLAFGHVALLDHAGFSLETAERIGLIGRNGAGKSSLLKILGGLAKPDDGTLQVQQGVRIAYVAQEPSLDPHATIFKAASEGLQRVIAVRDQYLSGAEGLDLDALQSVIEAYDAWNWEQRVEETLQRLHLDPDAVVGTLSGGTKKRVALAQALVARPDVLLLDEPTNHLDLDSIEWLEDLLLDFPGSVITITHDRAFLDRVATRIVELDRGQLRSYPGNFAQYLIQKEEQLAQEAVISAKADKLLAQEEVWIRRGVEARRTRSQSRITRLEHLRARREARRDVVGSVKMDVATGSQNGYQGKIVAELTGVSKAFGDKTIVRNFSATILRGDKVGLIGPNGAGKTTLLKLILGELQPDAGQIRQGANLQVAYFDQMRHAINLDATLEDFISPGSEWIEIGGQRKHVKSYLSDFLFSPARAHSPVRSLSGGERNRLLLARLFARPANVLVLDEPTNDLDIDTLDLLEDLLESYDGTVFLVSHDRTFLDNVVTSTIAFEGDGNWREYEGGVQDWLIQSKRSRALAASAPPPKESAADSSNKNSPERLSDKPEQLSKKKLSYKEQRELDQLPQQISDLEAEQKSLQNALADGTLYSQDAARAAALHARESEIEEQLMAALERWSALSA, encoded by the coding sequence ATGGCACTTATCACCTTACTGGACGCCCAACTCGCATTTGGGCATGTCGCATTGCTGGATCACGCCGGCTTTTCCCTTGAAACCGCCGAGCGCATCGGGCTGATTGGACGCAACGGCGCTGGCAAGTCGTCGCTGCTCAAAATTCTGGGGGGACTGGCCAAGCCAGATGACGGCACCCTGCAAGTACAGCAAGGGGTGCGCATCGCTTATGTTGCCCAAGAGCCATCCCTTGATCCGCATGCCACCATTTTCAAGGCAGCGTCCGAAGGCTTGCAGCGTGTGATTGCTGTCAGAGACCAGTACCTGTCTGGAGCAGAGGGGCTCGATCTGGACGCGCTGCAATCCGTAATTGAAGCCTATGACGCCTGGAACTGGGAGCAGCGGGTCGAAGAGACGCTGCAGCGCCTGCACCTGGATCCGGATGCCGTCGTCGGCACACTCTCAGGAGGCACCAAGAAACGCGTCGCCCTGGCCCAGGCTTTGGTGGCACGGCCGGATGTACTGCTGCTCGACGAACCCACCAACCACCTGGACCTGGACTCGATCGAATGGCTCGAAGACCTGCTGCTCGACTTTCCGGGCAGCGTTATCACAATCACCCATGACCGGGCCTTTCTCGACCGGGTGGCCACCCGGATTGTGGAGCTGGACCGGGGCCAGTTGCGTTCCTATCCGGGCAACTTCGCCCAGTACCTTATCCAGAAGGAAGAGCAACTCGCACAAGAGGCCGTCATTTCCGCCAAGGCAGACAAATTGCTGGCGCAGGAAGAGGTATGGATTCGCCGGGGCGTGGAAGCAAGGCGCACGCGCAGTCAAAGCCGGATCACGCGGCTTGAGCATCTGCGCGCGCGCCGTGAAGCACGGCGTGATGTGGTGGGAAGCGTCAAGATGGACGTTGCCACGGGTTCGCAAAATGGCTACCAGGGCAAGATCGTGGCCGAACTGACCGGGGTCAGCAAGGCGTTCGGCGACAAGACCATTGTTCGCAACTTCAGCGCGACCATCCTGCGGGGCGACAAGGTCGGACTGATTGGCCCCAATGGCGCCGGCAAGACCACCCTGCTCAAGCTCATCCTGGGGGAACTGCAGCCCGATGCAGGACAGATACGCCAAGGAGCGAACCTGCAAGTGGCATATTTCGACCAGATGCGGCATGCCATCAATCTGGATGCCACTCTGGAAGACTTCATCAGCCCCGGAAGCGAATGGATCGAAATTGGCGGACAGCGCAAGCACGTCAAAAGCTACCTGAGCGACTTCCTGTTTTCCCCCGCGCGCGCGCATTCACCCGTGAGGTCTCTGTCTGGTGGAGAGCGCAACCGGCTTTTGCTGGCGCGCCTTTTTGCGCGTCCAGCCAATGTCCTGGTGCTCGACGAACCCACCAATGACCTGGACATCGACACACTGGACTTGCTGGAAGATCTGCTGGAATCCTACGACGGCACCGTATTTCTGGTGAGCCACGATCGCACCTTCCTGGACAACGTGGTGACCAGCACCATCGCTTTTGAAGGCGATGGCAACTGGCGGGAATACGAGGGCGGCGTGCAGGACTGGCTGATTCAGTCCAAGCGAAGCCGGGCTTTGGCTGCATCTGCGCCACCTCCGAAGGAGAGTGCGGCAGATAGTTCAAATAAAAACAGCCCTGAGCGCTTATCAGACAAGCCTGAACAGCTATCAAAAAAGAAGCTTAGCTACAAAGAGCAGCGTGAACTGGACCAGTTGCCACAACAGATTTCGGATCTGGAGGCCGAGCAGAAATCCCTGCAGAACGCGCTGGCCGACGGCACGCTGTACAGCCAGGACGCCGCCCGAGCCGCCGCACTCCATGCACGCGAGAGCGAAATCGAGGAACAGCTGATGGCTGCACTGGAACGCTGGTCAGCGCTTTCTGCCTGA
- a CDS encoding protein-glutamate methylesterase/protein-glutamine glutaminase has translation MSRKIRVVVVDDSALVRSLLAEIINRQRDMECVGTANDPLVAREMIRELNPDVITLDVEMPRMDGIDFLGRLMRLRPMPVVMISTLTERGAEVTMKALELGAVDFVAKPRVGLANGINELASLIVDKIRVAAVAQVRRAAPRDAAAAATSGVAHHAPAGALLGRLSTEKLICIGASTGGTEAIREVLVQMPADSPAIVITQHMPPGFTTSFAARLNGLCQITVKEAVNGERILPGHAYIAPGGTQFHVARSGANYVAVVDDGAPVNRHKPSVEVLFKSAAAVVGRNAFGIMLTGMGNDGAVAMREMKDAGSYNYVQDEASCIVFGMPREAIAHGAADEVLPLNQIAPALIARLRGATDRLHHRI, from the coding sequence ATGAGCAGGAAAATTCGAGTGGTGGTGGTGGATGATTCGGCGCTGGTGCGTAGCTTGCTGGCGGAAATCATCAATCGCCAGCGAGACATGGAGTGCGTTGGCACGGCCAATGATCCATTGGTTGCGCGTGAAATGATCCGTGAACTGAACCCCGATGTGATCACGCTGGACGTGGAAATGCCGCGCATGGACGGCATTGACTTTCTGGGGCGACTGATGCGTTTGCGTCCCATGCCGGTGGTGATGATTTCCACCCTGACAGAGCGCGGCGCCGAGGTCACCATGAAGGCGCTTGAGCTGGGTGCTGTGGATTTTGTGGCCAAGCCGCGTGTGGGTTTGGCGAACGGCATCAATGAACTCGCCTCCCTGATCGTCGACAAGATTCGCGTGGCAGCGGTGGCACAGGTGCGCCGTGCCGCGCCACGCGACGCGGCTGCAGCAGCAACCTCCGGGGTGGCACACCACGCACCTGCAGGGGCGTTGCTGGGGCGGCTGTCGACAGAAAAACTGATTTGCATCGGCGCCTCGACCGGGGGCACGGAAGCGATTCGCGAAGTGCTGGTGCAGATGCCGGCAGATTCGCCCGCCATTGTGATCACCCAGCATATGCCGCCTGGCTTTACAACCAGTTTTGCGGCGCGCCTCAATGGGTTGTGCCAGATCACGGTCAAGGAGGCCGTCAATGGCGAGCGCATCTTGCCGGGGCATGCGTATATCGCCCCGGGTGGCACGCAGTTTCATGTGGCGCGCAGTGGTGCCAACTATGTGGCGGTGGTGGACGATGGCGCTCCGGTCAATCGACACAAGCCCTCGGTGGAGGTGCTTTTCAAGTCTGCGGCGGCCGTGGTGGGGCGCAATGCGTTCGGCATCATGCTCACCGGCATGGGCAACGATGGGGCGGTGGCGATGCGGGAGATGAAGGATGCAGGCAGCTACAACTACGTGCAGGACGAGGCGAGTTGCATCGTGTTCGGCATGCCGCGCGAAGCGATTGCGCATGGTGCGGCAGACGAGGTGCTGCCCTTGAACCAGATTGCCCCCGCCTTGATTGCCCGTCTGCGCGGGGCCACCGATCGCCTGCACCATCGCATCTGA
- the cheD gene encoding chemoreceptor glutamine deamidase CheD has product MAFDTTERRRAPRIAPLSADIYATGASVAKESSLEELKARARKPGEASFFYLDHHFQHNAVKVLPGEYFVSDESMVIMTVLGSCISACLWDSRARIGGMNHFMLPDGDLADVSGRYGSYAMELLINEMLKLGARRETLQAKIFGGAQVMHNFTTMNVGERNTNFVLNYLQTERIPIMSEDVLDIYPRKVVFFPVTGKVMVKRLAHTHPGTLVAQEVRGNAVIVAKTTSGGSVDLF; this is encoded by the coding sequence ATGGCGTTTGACACCACCGAGCGGCGGCGTGCGCCGCGCATTGCCCCCTTGAGCGCAGACATCTACGCCACTGGCGCGTCGGTCGCCAAAGAGTCTTCCCTGGAGGAGTTGAAGGCCCGGGCACGCAAGCCCGGTGAGGCATCGTTCTTTTATCTCGACCACCACTTCCAGCACAACGCCGTGAAAGTGTTGCCGGGTGAATATTTCGTTTCGGACGAGAGCATGGTCATCATGACGGTGCTGGGGTCGTGCATTTCTGCGTGCCTGTGGGACAGCAGGGCCCGGATTGGAGGAATGAACCATTTCATGCTTCCAGACGGGGATCTGGCGGATGTCTCGGGTCGCTATGGTTCCTACGCGATGGAGTTGCTGATCAACGAAATGCTCAAGCTGGGTGCCAGGCGTGAGACGCTGCAGGCCAAGATTTTTGGCGGCGCCCAGGTGATGCACAACTTCACCACGATGAACGTCGGAGAGCGCAACACGAATTTCGTCTTGAACTATCTCCAGACCGAGCGCATTCCCATCATGTCCGAGGATGTGCTGGATATTTATCCACGCAAAGTGGTGTTTTTCCCGGTGACCGGTAAAGTCATGGTGAAGCGGCTGGCACATACCCACCCCGGAACGCTCGTGGCCCAGGAAGTTCGCGGAAATGCGGTCATCGTGGCGAAGACTACATCTGGCGGGTCCGTGGATCTGTTTTGA
- a CDS encoding CheR family methyltransferase, with the protein MSQTTSTASSARTRTLSSRADTASGAPAASGPLSQGREFVWTTADFARVQGLIYQRAGISLHDGKHAMVYSRLSRRLRETGHSSFNEYLSWLETHDGPEWQEFVNALTTNLTAFFREQHHFEILAAHLKSKPSGTPWRVWCNAASTGEEPYSIVMTALEALGSSAPFKLTASDIDSRVLATAAQGVYRLDNVKGLSPERLHHFFLRGKAGNEGLVRAKPEMRKAIEFMSVNLIRDDWPFREPFDVVFCRNVMIYFDAPTQRKVLERIHRVLKPGGMLFVGHAENFSESRDLFTLRGKTVYERR; encoded by the coding sequence ATGTCCCAGACCACCAGCACTGCATCATCCGCGCGAACGCGCACACTTTCCAGCAGGGCCGATACTGCCAGCGGGGCACCGGCGGCATCCGGCCCCCTGTCGCAAGGGCGCGAATTTGTCTGGACGACAGCCGATTTCGCGCGCGTCCAGGGGCTTATTTACCAGCGTGCCGGCATCAGTCTGCATGACGGCAAGCACGCCATGGTTTACAGCCGGCTATCGCGCCGCCTCCGGGAGACGGGGCATTCGAGTTTCAACGAGTACCTGAGCTGGCTCGAAACACACGACGGACCCGAGTGGCAAGAGTTCGTGAATGCACTGACCACCAACCTGACGGCTTTTTTTCGTGAGCAGCACCATTTCGAGATCCTGGCCGCACATCTGAAAAGCAAGCCTTCCGGCACGCCGTGGCGTGTCTGGTGCAATGCCGCCTCCACGGGGGAGGAGCCCTATTCCATCGTCATGACAGCCCTGGAAGCGCTCGGCTCGAGTGCGCCCTTCAAACTGACGGCCAGTGACATTGACTCTCGTGTTCTGGCAACGGCGGCGCAAGGTGTCTATCGTCTGGACAATGTCAAAGGACTCAGTCCCGAGCGTCTTCATCATTTTTTCCTGCGCGGCAAGGCGGGCAATGAGGGCTTGGTCCGCGCCAAACCCGAGATGCGCAAGGCGATCGAGTTCATGAGCGTGAACCTGATTCGCGATGACTGGCCGTTCCGGGAACCCTTCGATGTGGTCTTCTGTCGCAACGTCATGATTTATTTTGACGCCCCGACCCAGCGCAAGGTGCTGGAGCGAATTCACCGGGTGCTCAAACCGGGTGGAATGCTATTCGTTGGTCATGCGGAGAACTTCAGCGAGTCCCGAGACCTCTTCACCCTGCGCGGCAAAACGGTTTACGAACGGCGTTGA
- a CDS encoding chemotaxis protein CheW, with protein sequence MSVMEKSEETTASGAREYLTFRLDQEEYGIDILKVQEIRGYEPPTRIANAPEFIKGVVNLRGTIVPIVDMRIKFNCAQADYNTFTVVIILNLRQRVVGIVVDSVSDVMELASGSVRAAPDIESAIDNSCILGLGSVGERMLILLDIEKLMSSVDMGLVAADD encoded by the coding sequence ATGAGTGTGATGGAAAAATCAGAAGAAACCACTGCGTCCGGTGCCCGGGAGTATCTGACGTTCAGGCTGGACCAGGAAGAATACGGAATCGACATCCTGAAAGTGCAGGAGATTCGCGGCTACGAGCCCCCCACCCGCATTGCCAATGCGCCCGAATTCATCAAGGGCGTGGTCAATTTGCGGGGAACGATCGTCCCCATTGTGGACATGCGCATCAAGTTCAACTGCGCTCAGGCGGACTACAACACCTTCACGGTGGTCATCATTCTGAATCTGCGTCAGCGGGTGGTCGGAATTGTGGTGGACTCGGTCAGCGATGTCATGGAACTCGCGTCCGGCAGTGTCCGGGCTGCTCCCGATATCGAAAGCGCGATTGACAACAGCTGCATCCTCGGCCTGGGCTCGGTGGGCGAGCGCATGCTCATCCTGCTGGATATCGAGAAACTGATGTCCAGTGTGGACATGGGGCTGGTAGCTGCCGACGATTAG